AGGTCCACGTCCGCACCCCGGACGTACAGGGCCGCGAACAGCGCCGGGACGGTCTCCTCGGCCGGGGCCTTGCGCGTGAGCACGGGCAGCAGCGCGGCGTCGCGCACGCCGTGCGCCGCGGCGGTGGTCATGACCGCCATGAGCGCCACCGGGTTCGGCGACACCTCGACGACGGTCCGGTGGCCGGCGTCGACGAGCCCGCCGGTCGCGTCGTCGAGCCACACCGGCTGGCGGGTGCAGCGCACGAAGTAGTCGGCGTCGTGCGGGCGCTCGCCGACGCCGTAGACCCGCCCCCGGTCGACGGTCGAGGCGAGCGGCACGCGGAGCGGACGGGGCGTGATCTGCGACGCCTCCGCCCACAGTTCCCCGAGGATCGGGTCGAGCATGCTCGTGTGCCCCGCGCCGCGGACGTTGAGGGTGCGCGCGAACCGGCCCTCGGCCTCCAGGCGCGCGACGACCGCCGCGACGGCGTCGGCGGGGCCGCCGACCGTCGTCATCCCCGGCGCCGCGTAGACCGCCGGTTCGACCCCCGCGAGCGACGGGTCCGCGGAGACGAGGTCGTCGAGCTCCCCGGCCCCGAGCTCGACGACGGCCATGGCCCCGCGGTGGGCGTCGTCGACCCCCGCCTCGCTCTCGGCCATGAGCCGCGCGCGGTGGACCGCGACGGTCACGGCGTCCTCCATCGACAGCCCGCCCGCGGCGTACGCGGCGGCGATCTCCCCCATCGACTGGCCGACGACCGCCGCCGGGCGCAGACCCGCCGCGGTGAACACGTCCGTCAGCGCGATCTGCACGGCGGTGATGGTGACCTGGGCGGCCTCGGTGCCGAAGTCGTCGTCGTCCCCGATCCGGTCGAGGACGGACCAGCCGCCCTCCCGGCGCACGACCGCGTCGACCGCCCGCAGGGACTCCGCGAACACCGGCGACAGGGCGAGCATGTCCCGGCCCATCGCCCGGTGCTGCGACCCGAACCCGGAGTACAGCCACACCGCACCCGCGCGGTCGGGGGCGTCGGCGGTGTGGACCGTCGGCCCGGCCGTCGCGGCGGTGCCGTCGGCGAGCCGGCGCAGGCCGTCGAGGGCGGCGTCGACGTCCGTCGCGACGACCGCCCCGCGCGACCGGCCGTGGTTGTGCCCGGCGAGGGACCGGGCGACGGCGGCGAGGTCGACCGGCCGGCCGGCGTCCCGCTCAGCCGCGATCCACGCCGCGAGGTCCGCGGCGGCCGTCCGCCGCCGGGACGGCAGCAGCCCGGACACCGGGAGGATGGCGGGCAGGCCCACCGCCGGGTCGGCACCCGCCGGGTCGAGCGGTGCCGGCGTCGCGGCCTCGGGCGCCGCGGGGGCGGGGGCGACGACCGGGGAGTCCGGCGCGGCGATGACGACGTGCGCGTTCGTCCCGCCGAACCCGAAGCCGGACACGCCGGCGAGCGGCGCCCCCGAGTACTCCGGCCACTCGCGGGGGTCCTCGACGACCTCGAGGTGGTCGCCGTCGAAGTCGATGTACGGGTTCGGCCCCGCGTAGTTCAGCGACGGCGGGAGCACCCCGTGCCGCATGGCCTGGACGACCTTGACCACCCCGGCGACGCCGGCGGCGGCCTCCGTGTGGCCGACGTTCGTCTTCACCGAGCCGAGGAGCAGCGGCGACGCCCCGTCGCGGCCCCGGCCGAGCACCGTGCCGAGGGCGGAGGCCTCGATCGGGTCGCCGAGGATCGTGCCGGTGCCGTGGGCCTCGACGTAGTCGACGACGGCCGGGTCGACGCCGGCGTCCCCGTACGCGGCGGCGAGGCAGTCGACCTGCGCCTCGGGGTTCGGGGCGGTGAGGCCGTTCGACCGGCCGTCGGAGTTCACCGCCGAGCCCTTGATGACGGCGAGGACGTCGTCCCCGTCCCGGCGCGCGTCGGCGAGCCGCTTGAGCACGACGACCCCCGCGCCGTCGGAGCGGACGATGCCGTCGGCGTCGTCGGAGAAGGCGTGGATCGCCCCGGTGGGGCTCAGCACCCCGAGCTCGGAGAAGGCCACGGTCGCGAAGGGGGCGAGGAGCAGGTTCACGCCGCCGGCGACGGCGGCGGTCGCGTCGCCCGCCCGGAGGGCCCGCACGGCCTCGTGGATCGCGACGAGGGATGACGAGCACGCCGTGTCCATCGCCACCGACGGGCCCCGGAAGTCGTAGTGGTAGGAGAGGCGGTTGGCGACGACCGCCGTGGACGTGCCCGTCAGCGCGTACGGGTGCGCGGCCCGGGAGTCCCCGGAGACGAGCAGCGCGTAGTCGTTCGTCGTGCTGCCCATGAACACGCCGACGCGGTCCCCGCGGAGGCGGTCCGGCGGGATGTGCGCGTCCTCGAGCGCCTCCCACGTGAGCTGGAGGAGCAGCCGCTGCTGGGGGTCCATGTTCTCCGCCTCGACGGGCGACAGGCCGAAGAACTCGGCGTCGAAGAGGTCGAGGTCCGGCAGGTACCCGCCCTCGAGCCGGGCGGCGCGCATCCGGCGCATCATCTCGGCGTCGCCGGAGTACTCCGACCAGCGGCCCTCCGGCAGGCCGGTGACGCCGCTGCGTCCCTCGACGACGAGGTCCCACAGCCCGTCGGCGTCCGGCGCCCCCGGGTAGCGGGCGGCCATGCCGACGACGGCGATGTCCCGCTCGGCGGGGTCGCCGGGGCGCCCGTCACCGGTGGTCGCCCCGCCCGGGACGGTGCCCGCGCCCGCGCCTGCGCCCGTCCCGGGGCGGTGCCGGACGCCGCCCCCGGCGACGAAGTCGGCGAGCGCGGCGACGGTGTTGTACTCGTAGGCGACCGTCGCGTCGAGGTGCACCCCGGTCAGGCGCTCCAGTTCGCCGGAGAGGACGACGACGTCGCGGGAGGACAGTCCGACCTCGTCCAGCGGGCGGTCGTCGGGGATCTCCGCGGCAGCGGTGCCCGTCGCGTCCGCGATCCACCGGCGCAGCCATGTCCGCAGGTCCTGTGCCGTGCGTGGCGCGGCGGCCTGCGGGGCGGGCGTGGGGTTGGACTGCTCATTCGTCACGTCGTCGATCTTTCCTGTCGTCATTCTCGTGAACAGATGACGGCCACCGTCCGTCAGCGCCACACGGTGGTCCGGGTGGCCGGGGCCGCGGGGCACCCGTGGGGGACTGACGAGTCGAACGATGGCCGCGCGCCCGACATTACTACCCGCCGGGCCGGGGGTCAGACCGTGCCGGGCGCTGTCCGCCGGGCAGGGGGTCGGGCCGGGCCGGGCTCAGGCCCCACCGGTCCCGGGGCGGAAGCGCCCGTCGAGGTACGCCCGCGCGCAGACCCGGCGCGCGATCTTGTTCGCCGACGACCGGGGGATCGCCCCGGGGTCGACGACGACCACGTCCCGGGGCGTCACGCCGTGGGTGCGGGTCACGGCCGCGCGGACGGCGTCGACGGCGTCCGCGTCGCCGGCCGGGTCCGCCTCCGGGTCCCGTTCCGCGACGATGACGAGCTGCTCGGTGCCGTCGTCCCCTCCCCCGTGACCGGCCCCCTCCCCGGCCGCGACCCCGGCGGGCACGGCGAAGGCGGCGAGCACACCGCGCTGGATCTGGGGCGTGGCGGCCTCGGCCGTGGCCTCGATGTCCTGCGGGTAGTGGTTCCGCCCGGCGACGACGACGAGGTCCTTGAGCCGGCCGGTGACGTAGAGCTCGCCGTCGATGAGGACGCCGAGGTCACCGGTGCGCATCCACCGGTCGTCGTCCGGGGCGTCCGCGACCGTGGAGCCCTCGGCGAGGCGCTTGTCCACCGGCAGGGAGTTCCGGAACGTCGCGGCGGTCTCCTCGGGCCGGTCGAGGTAGCCGGCGGCCATGTTGTCGCCGTGCACCCACACCTCGCCGACGAGGCCGGACCGCAGCTCCTCGCCCGTGGCGGGGTCGACGACGGCGAGCTCCTGGGGCCGGCACACGGACCCGACGCTCATCATCGGCACCGCCCCGTCCGAGTCCGCGGCGACGCACTCCGCCCGCCCGTCGGAGAGCGCCGCCCGGTCGAACCACGCCGCCAGCGGACGGTTCCGCGTCTGCGGGGTGGTGACGAGCAGCGACGCCTCGGCGAGGCCGTAGCTGGGGCGCAGCGTCGTCCGGTCGAGGCCGTAGGGGCCGAAGACGGCGTCGAACCGGCGGATCGTCTGCTCGCTCACCGGCTCCGCACCGTTGATGATGCCGCGGACGGCACCGAGGTCGAGGTCGGCCAGCGTGCTGTCCGACGCCGGGTCCGCGTACCGGGCGGCGAGCTCGAGGGCGAAGTTCGGCACGGCCGTGTAGACGTTGAGGCCGTCGCCCCGGTCGTGGAGCTGCCGGATCCACCGGGACGGGTCCTGGATGAACTCCCGGGGCGTCATCATGTCGTACGGCAGGCCGAGGATCGTGACGAACGCCGCGAGGATGATGCCCATGTCGTGGTGGAGCGGCAGCCAGGACACGAGGCGCAGCGGGGTCTCCAGCTGGCCGGCGCGGAAGATCTGGAGCACGTTCGTGACGATGCTGCGGTGGGTGAGCATGACGCCCGCCGGGGTTCGCGTCGACCCGGACGTGAACTGGAGGAACGCCGGGTCGGTGCTCCGCGGCCCGCGGGGCGGGGTGCCGTCGGCCGCGTCGGCCCCGGCGGGTGCGGCGGCTGCGGCGTCGGCGGCGTCGGCACCCGGCGGGGCCCACTGCGCGGCGAGGGTGTCCGGCAGGGCGTCGACGGTGAGGATGCGGGGGCGCTCCGGGCCGGGCCGGTCGGCGAAGTGCTCGCGGACCGCCGCGGCGGACGACCGGTTGGTGAGCACGACGGTCGGGGCCGCCGCGCCGAGCACCGCGCGGAGGTGGTCCGCGTGGCCCGGCTCGTTCGGGTCGTAGAGCGGGACCGGCACGGTGCCGGCGTACATCGCGCCGAGGAAGGCGAAGATGTACTCCGGCGAGTTGTTCGCCAGCACCGCGACGCGCTCGCCCGGGGTGGTGATCTGCGCGAGCCGGACGGCCACCGCCTTGATGCGGGTGTTGACCTCGGCCCGGGTGTACTCCCGGACGGTGCCCTCCCGGTCGGCGGAGTGGTCGTGGAACCGCAGCAGGGTGCCGTCGACCTCCCCGTCGGCCCGGGCGGCCTGGTAGAGCATCTCGCACATCCCGGGGAGGGTGAGGGTGTCGGGGACGACGATGCCGCCCCTGTCGTCGAAGAACCGGCTCATGGCCGCGCTGATGTCCATTGGTCTCCCGTCGTGGTCACTGGCCGGTGTGCCCGACCCACTGAAGTTTTCTCGACAAAACATGTCTCGGTGCATGTTACGCGGTCCGCGTCCCCCGGCGGACCGGTTCACCCGTCGTCGCCCGGCTGCCGCAGCTCAGCCGCCGGTCCCCGGCGGTGTCCGGCGCCCACGGCCCGGCCGCCGCCGGGTCACGGCCCGGCCGCCACGGCCCGGTCACGGCCCGGCCGCTGCTCAGCCGTCGATGATCCCACGGGCCCAGTCGACGATCCACCGGGGGACCGTCGTGCCCTCGACGACCCCGCCGTTCGTCGCGTACTGGGCGTGCACCGCGTTGGCGGACACGAGGTCCTGCGCCCGCTGGAGGGCGTTGCCGATGTCCCGCGGCGCGGAGCACACGAGGTCCGCCGGGTCGCAGAACTCCGTGACCCGGGGCTGGAGCTCGCCGAAGCCGCCCGGCCGGGGCCCGCGCATCGTCGCCCCGGGGATGATCGGCTGGACGAGTCCGCTCACCGGGTGGAGGGCGATCTCCGCGCCGATGCCGGTGACGGCGGGGCTGCCGACGAGCGTGCCGGACCCCTCGTCGCGCCGGCCGTCGGCGATGAGGGCGACACCCTCGACGCGGTCGGCGGGCACCGGCCCGCGCCCGTTGCCGATCTCGCTGGCCATGTCACCCATGATGACGGCGCCCTGGCTGAACCCGGTGAGGATGAACCGCGTCGCCGGGCAGGCGTCGTGCATCGCCCGGAGCTCGTCCTCGACGCGGGAGTAGCCCTGCGCCCGGGAGTCGTCGTAACTGAGCTCGTTCTGGGCCTGGATGTTGCGGAACTGCGCCGGGTACGGCACGGTCCAGACCTTGACGTCCTCCGGGCCGTAGGCCTCCTGGAGCGGGCCGGTGACGGTGAGCATGAGGGAGTTCGGGTTCGCGGTGGGGTGGACGGGGTCGTCGTCCGCCCGGGACTCCCAGGTCCCCGGCGCGGCGATGACCTCGTGGGCCACGCAACCCGGCGGGTTCTGCGCCTCGGGCTGCGACGGCGCGGGGGCCTGGCCGGGGCCGCCGGGGCCGGGTCCGGGGGTCTGCTGTCCACCCGTGAACCGGCCGACGCCGATGATGATGACGAGGATGACGACGACGGCACCGACGACGGTGAGGAACTTTCTCATCCGCTTAGCAGTACGCGCTCCGCGCCGCGTTCGCAATGATGTCGACGACCTTCTCCGGCGGGATGTCGGTCAGCCCCTGGGCCTGCAGCTGCCCGGCGGCGATGGGGATGGTGAACCCCTTCCGGCCGTCCTTGTCGGCGAGGCACTCCTCGTTGGCGGCCGCGATGAGCTGGTCCTCGGTCTCGGCCGGGACGGAGATGCCCTTGGCCTTGAGCTCCTCGAGGAAGGAGTCGTCCTTCGAGGTCCGCTGGCCGACACCGGCCTGCGGCGGGTCGGTGACCTCGGTCACCCGGCCGTCGCTCGCCCCCTGTCCGGTGGCTCCCGACGCCGCCCCGGCCGCCCCGCCCGAGGACCGGCCGGTCGACGACCCGGCGTCGCCCGACGACGGGGCCGTGGCGGACCCGGAGGCGGAGGCCGACCCGGAGGCGGACGCGGTGGCGGAGCCGGACGTCCCGGTCCCGGTGGAGGCGGCGACGGACGGGGCGGCGTTGTCGGACTCGACGGTGGCGTCGTCACCGCAGGCGGTGAGCCCCCCGACGAGGAGGAGCCCGGCGAGGGCGGCGGGGACGGCGGCACGGCGCCGCGCCCGGCCCGGGGCGGTGCGCGCGGTGTGCGCGGTGTCTGCGGCGTCGGTGCTCCGGGCTGTGCGGGCGGTGCGGGTGGTCGGGGTGGTCGTCATGGCTGCCTTTCGTCTGCGAGCGGTCGTCTGCGAGTCACGTGCGGGCGCCGGGCGGCCGGGGCGACCCCGGCCCCGGCCGGGACACCCCGCGTCACATGCGGACGCGTCCACCGACGACGGAGATGGTGCCGTGCTGGAACACGACCTGCTCCCCGCCGTCCGCGGCCTTCTGGTCCTCGGTCGGGAAGCCGTAGCGGCCGGTCTCCCAGCCCTCGCGGCCCCACGCGTCGAAGATCGGGCCGCGGCGGATGATGTGCGCGCCGGTGGTGGGCGACCAGTAGATGTAGCCGTTCTCGAACTCGCTCATCTTGCCGCCGCGGACGTCGCGCTCACCGCTGAGCGGCCAGCCGAGTCCGCCGCCGGGGCCGCCGGCCTCGACGTACTTCTTCGCGATGAGGCCCTGCACGTACTGCGTGGCCCCCTTCGGGTCGCGGGTGACGACGCCGTTGCTGAACTGCTGCACGGCCCCGCCGGCGGTGTCCTGCTCCTGGTCGGTCGGGTAGCCGAGCGGGCCCTTCTCCCAGCCGGTCCGGCCCCACGCCTCGAGCATGTCCGGCTTCACGGCCTGCGCCCCGGTCTGCGGGGTCCAGTAGATGTTGCCGTGCTCGAAGGTCACGAGCCGGCCGCCCTCGACGAGCGGGATCTCCTCCGACGTCGGGTAGCCGAGCCAGCTCTCCGGGCCGCCGAGCTCGCCGTAGCGCGCCCCGATGCGGCCCCACGTGTAGTGCGCCCCGGTCTGCGGGGTCCAGAAGGCCCGGCCGCCGCGGAAGTCCTGGATCTTGCCGCCGCGCGGGCCGTCGTACTCGCCGCTCGTGCACGTGCCGAGCTGCTGCCCGGCCTCGGCGCGGGTCCGCAGGCCCTCCCCGATCGCCCCGCCGGGCACGCACGTCGCACCCCGGTCGGACTCGGGCAGCCCGAGGCTGTCGGCGATGTACGGCCACGCCTGGGTCATCTCGAACTGCCAGTAGGGCCAGTCGTGCGTCCCGGACGGGCGGTACATCGTGATCGGCCTCACCCCGGCCGTGAGGGCACGGGCGACGAACGTCTGCGTCGTCAGCCGGGACATGACCTCCAGGCCGAAGGCCGCCATGTTCGCGGGCAGCCCGGGGATGACACCCTGCGTGTCGTAGCGCCCGGCGTTGCCGTTGCCCGCGGAGACGTACACGGTCTTGCCGCGGAGCGCCTCGATGCCGAGCTTCGGGTCGTGGTCGATCCAGTCCTGCGACCCGTACGGGCCCCACATCGCCTCGGCGTCGTACCCGCCGCCGTCGTGGGTGGCGTAGTTGATGGCCTGCGGCATCCCGAAGGACGTCGTGTCGAGGTAGCCGGAGAAGGAGCCGACGAAGGAGAACATGTCCGGGTGCCGCTCGGCGAGGTTCACGGCCGCGGTGCCGCCCATGGACAGGCCGACGATCGCCCGCTTGTCCGTGGTGCGCCACCCCTCACGCAGGACGGCCGGGAGCTCCTCGGTGAGGAAGGTCTCCCACTTGTAGTCCTTGCCGTTGTCCGGCTTCTGCCAGTCCGAGTAGAACGACGACGCGCCGCCGACGGGCAGCACGACGTTGACGTTCTTGTCCGCGTAGAACTGCGCGATGTTCGTCGCGATGGTCCACCCGGACTCGTCGTCGCGGGCCCGGAGGCCGTCGAGCGCCCACACGGACGGGAAGGTCTTCGACGGCTGCGAGTACCAGTCACGCGCGAGGAGGATCTGCACCTTGACCGGGCCGGCCGGCATGGCCCGCGAGTTGATGTAGACGTTGACCCAGCGGTCGGAGATCCACTCCACCCGGTCGACGCTCACCCCGGCGGGCAGGCCCTTGAGCACCTGCTTCTCCACCTTCTGGGGGCTGCGCTGCGGGACGTTGCCCGGGTCGAGGTAGTTCGTCCCCGACCCCGGCCCGCTGCCGCGCGAGCTGCCGGGGGTCCCGGAGCTCCCGGAGCTGCCGGGGAGGGTCTGTGCGCCGGCGACGGAGACGGAGGGGACGACGAGGGCCGCCGTGAGAGGCAGGGCCAGCACGGCGGCACCGACCCGGCGGGTGGTGCGGGAGCGGCGGGTGCGGGGGAGGAACGCAGCTGGGCGCATGTGTGGTTCTTCTTTCTCGGTCTTGTGCGAGCGACGTCAGGTGGCGGCCCGGTGACCACGGGCCCGGCGTGGCGCGCCGGACCCGGGCCGTGTGGGCCGGGGGCCGGACCGTCGGGCCGGTCCCCGGGGTGAGGTCCGCCGGGTCGGGGTGCCGGCCGGAGCGGGTTCCCCTCCCGCTCCGGCCCGCATGATCGTCCCGGTGACGACGACGGGCTTTCAGCGGTCATTATGGCAGCTGCAGTCCCCGTCACAGGTCCGACACACGCAAAGTCTCAAGTTTTAGTTGAGGGTCGCCGCCGGGGCTTCACCCCCGCTGCACGCGCACGACGCCGCGTCGTCCCCTGTCACACAGCCCCCCGCGCGCCCGTCGTCACCCCCGATCATGCAGAAACCCCCGCCTCCCCCAGAACGGGGGTGGCGGGGGTCAGGTCGTCCACCGTCCCCGGCGGGGGTCAGGTCGTCCACCGTCCCCGGCGGGGGTCAGGTCGACGCGTCCCGCCCGCGGGGCAGGTCGGCGGCCGCTGCGCGGCGTCGCCTACAGGGAGCCCGTCGGGCGCGGCCCCGGCTGCGGGCCGAGACCCAGCGCGGAGAGGATGTACGGCCGGGCCTTGCCGAGCTCCGGCGTCCACGCCGTCCAGTTGTGCACGCCGATGAGCGGGTAGCTCATGACCGGCTGACTGCCGGTCGCGAGCGCCGCGAGGTTGAAGCGCGCCGTCGAGTCCCGGGAGATCCACTCGAGGACGATGCCGGCGACCCCGCCCTGCGGGTTGGCGAGGAAGTCGTCCTGCGGCCCGAGGATGCCCGCCCCGGAGGACAGGTACATCGGCAGGCCGGACAGCGCCGGGGTCTGGAGCAACGGGTCGTTGCGGACGCGCAGCGGGTCGAACGGGCCGCCCCACATGTCCCAGACGTTCGCGCCCGGGGAGCCGTCGTTCATGGCGAACTGCAGGGAGGCGTACATCCCCGGCCACGTCGTGTTGAGGTACCCGGAGAGCGACGTCGCCTGCTTGAACTGGTTCCGGTGGTGCGCGGCGAGGTTCATCGCCGCCGTGCCGCCCATCGACAGGCCGACGACCGCGTTGCGCTG
The sequence above is drawn from the Corynebacterium bovis DSM 20582 = CIP 54.80 genome and encodes:
- the pks13 gene encoding polyketide synthase Pks13 (Pks13 is a key enzyme in mycolic acid biosynthesis.); protein product: MTTGKIDDVTNEQSNPTPAPQAAAPRTAQDLRTWLRRWIADATGTAAAEIPDDRPLDEVGLSSRDVVVLSGELERLTGVHLDATVAYEYNTVAALADFVAGGGVRHRPGTGAGAGAGTVPGGATTGDGRPGDPAERDIAVVGMAARYPGAPDADGLWDLVVEGRSGVTGLPEGRWSEYSGDAEMMRRMRAARLEGGYLPDLDLFDAEFFGLSPVEAENMDPQQRLLLQLTWEALEDAHIPPDRLRGDRVGVFMGSTTNDYALLVSGDSRAAHPYALTGTSTAVVANRLSYHYDFRGPSVAMDTACSSSLVAIHEAVRALRAGDATAAVAGGVNLLLAPFATVAFSELGVLSPTGAIHAFSDDADGIVRSDGAGVVVLKRLADARRDGDDVLAVIKGSAVNSDGRSNGLTAPNPEAQVDCLAAAYGDAGVDPAVVDYVEAHGTGTILGDPIEASALGTVLGRGRDGASPLLLGSVKTNVGHTEAAAGVAGVVKVVQAMRHGVLPPSLNYAGPNPYIDFDGDHLEVVEDPREWPEYSGAPLAGVSGFGFGGTNAHVVIAAPDSPVVAPAPAAPEAATPAPLDPAGADPAVGLPAILPVSGLLPSRRRTAAADLAAWIAAERDAGRPVDLAAVARSLAGHNHGRSRGAVVATDVDAALDGLRRLADGTAATAGPTVHTADAPDRAGAVWLYSGFGSQHRAMGRDMLALSPVFAESLRAVDAVVRREGGWSVLDRIGDDDDFGTEAAQVTITAVQIALTDVFTAAGLRPAAVVGQSMGEIAAAYAAGGLSMEDAVTVAVHRARLMAESEAGVDDAHRGAMAVVELGAGELDDLVSADPSLAGVEPAVYAAPGMTTVGGPADAVAAVVARLEAEGRFARTLNVRGAGHTSMLDPILGELWAEASQITPRPLRVPLASTVDRGRVYGVGERPHDADYFVRCTRQPVWLDDATGGLVDAGHRTVVEVSPNPVALMAVMTTAAAHGVRDAALLPVLTRKAPAEETVPALFAALYVRGADVDLRALAGAGGYAPVPGVHWRPQRFWTSARPSSGSAGMPGARVTLPGGRTAFSVAAETVPSVEALVETTVAAVSPGARVIAVESHGTLPASGELSTLVSRSLGGLQVEVHAVDGEVLTPVGEAFALAPGLGEAAGDDAATGAHGAVGTAGAGAAGVGAAGTAASAAGTATAGAAPTTTAPAAGDPAPATAPGDDRWTPGSGESVRDRLRGIVAESMGYDPEDLPGELALTDLGLDSLMGMRIKNRVEYDFALPPVPVQTLRDSSLDDVVRLVEEQVADRVAAAGEGDTVAAAGSTAPGVDADATPTDASAPAAATPATPATPTATATDPTAHQGVGIPPRDASERLVFATWAGVTGVAAAGVTSALPEVDEPTAQAVAERLNERSGSSISSADVLAARTLEPLADAVREHLESEVEGTVREFRPRPAGSTAPAVILFHPAGGSSVVYGPLARRLPADVPVYGIERLEGSLDERAAVYVDEVRRLADGHPVILGGWSFGGALALEVAVGLAGTGVDVAHVELLDLVRPEHPAPDTAEEMHARWDRYAAFAAKTYGIDLPVPHDLLDEYGEQVMMDMFTQFMSSSDAADHGVSVGVLEHQRASFVDTRVLNQLDFHRWSSVTAPVTLFRSEGMHEGAVELEPAFATIAADGGWGGVLRDLETVQLRGDHLAVVDEPEISTVGAVVTRHIREVTAAAGAGTGTGTDTGAAADAPADAPADAPAPGRHRRDGDAGEATDQAAGRESGRDDRKDGQQ
- a CDS encoding FadD32-like long-chain-fatty-acid--AMP ligase → MDISAAMSRFFDDRGGIVVPDTLTLPGMCEMLYQAARADGEVDGTLLRFHDHSADREGTVREYTRAEVNTRIKAVAVRLAQITTPGERVAVLANNSPEYIFAFLGAMYAGTVPVPLYDPNEPGHADHLRAVLGAAAPTVVLTNRSSAAAVREHFADRPGPERPRILTVDALPDTLAAQWAPPGADAADAAAAAPAGADAADGTPPRGPRSTDPAFLQFTSGSTRTPAGVMLTHRSIVTNVLQIFRAGQLETPLRLVSWLPLHHDMGIILAAFVTILGLPYDMMTPREFIQDPSRWIRQLHDRGDGLNVYTAVPNFALELAARYADPASDSTLADLDLGAVRGIINGAEPVSEQTIRRFDAVFGPYGLDRTTLRPSYGLAEASLLVTTPQTRNRPLAAWFDRAALSDGRAECVAADSDGAVPMMSVGSVCRPQELAVVDPATGEELRSGLVGEVWVHGDNMAAGYLDRPEETAATFRNSLPVDKRLAEGSTVADAPDDDRWMRTGDLGVLIDGELYVTGRLKDLVVVAGRNHYPQDIEATAEAATPQIQRGVLAAFAVPAGVAAGEGAGHGGGDDGTEQLVIVAERDPEADPAGDADAVDAVRAAVTRTHGVTPRDVVVVDPGAIPRSSANKIARRVCARAYLDGRFRPGTGGA
- a CDS encoding cutinase family protein codes for the protein MRKFLTVVGAVVVILVIIIGVGRFTGGQQTPGPGPGGPGQAPAPSQPEAQNPPGCVAHEVIAAPGTWESRADDDPVHPTANPNSLMLTVTGPLQEAYGPEDVKVWTVPYPAQFRNIQAQNELSYDDSRAQGYSRVEDELRAMHDACPATRFILTGFSQGAVIMGDMASEIGNGRGPVPADRVEGVALIADGRRDEGSGTLVGSPAVTGIGAEIALHPVSGLVQPIIPGATMRGPRPGGFGELQPRVTEFCDPADLVCSAPRDIGNALQRAQDLVSANAVHAQYATNGGVVEGTTVPRWIVDWARGIIDG
- a CDS encoding DUF732 domain-containing protein, coding for MTTTPTTRTARTARSTDAADTAHTARTAPGRARRRAAVPAALAGLLLVGGLTACGDDATVESDNAAPSVAASTGTGTSGSATASASGSASASGSATAPSSGDAGSSTGRSSGGAAGAASGATGQGASDGRVTEVTDPPQAGVGQRTSKDDSFLEELKAKGISVPAETEDQLIAAANEECLADKDGRKGFTIPIAAGQLQAQGLTDIPPEKVVDIIANAARSAYC
- a CDS encoding alpha/beta hydrolase-fold protein, with protein sequence MRPAAFLPRTRRSRTTRRVGAAVLALPLTAALVVPSVSVAGAQTLPGSSGSSGTPGSSRGSGPGSGTNYLDPGNVPQRSPQKVEKQVLKGLPAGVSVDRVEWISDRWVNVYINSRAMPAGPVKVQILLARDWYSQPSKTFPSVWALDGLRARDDESGWTIATNIAQFYADKNVNVVLPVGGASSFYSDWQKPDNGKDYKWETFLTEELPAVLREGWRTTDKRAIVGLSMGGTAAVNLAERHPDMFSFVGSFSGYLDTTSFGMPQAINYATHDGGGYDAEAMWGPYGSQDWIDHDPKLGIEALRGKTVYVSAGNGNAGRYDTQGVIPGLPANMAAFGLEVMSRLTTQTFVARALTAGVRPITMYRPSGTHDWPYWQFEMTQAWPYIADSLGLPESDRGATCVPGGAIGEGLRTRAEAGQQLGTCTSGEYDGPRGGKIQDFRGGRAFWTPQTGAHYTWGRIGARYGELGGPESWLGYPTSEEIPLVEGGRLVTFEHGNIYWTPQTGAQAVKPDMLEAWGRTGWEKGPLGYPTDQEQDTAGGAVQQFSNGVVTRDPKGATQYVQGLIAKKYVEAGGPGGGLGWPLSGERDVRGGKMSEFENGYIYWSPTTGAHIIRRGPIFDAWGREGWETGRYGFPTEDQKAADGGEQVVFQHGTISVVGGRVRM
- a CDS encoding alpha/beta hydrolase, encoding MRSVSRVNGWGRRVLAAVVTVATALGLATVAAPGAAADPDPREVLGPRCSWSDYNFYVQNCWFHSDAMQQDIQVQIKRSRSDAAVYMLDGLRARDDWNAWTWLGHGVDQFVNDDVNVVMPVGGASQFYADWVGPFQGSTTPKIPRWETFLTAELPAALQRDFGISPQRNAVVGLSMGGTAAMNLAAHHRNQFKQATSLSGYLNTTWPGMYASLQFAMNDGSPGANVWDMWGGPFDPLRVRNDPLLQTPALSGLPMYLSSGAGILGPQDDFLANPQGGVAGIVLEWISRDSTARFNLAALATGSQPVMSYPLIGVHNWTAWTPELGKARPYILSALGLGPQPGPRPTGSL